The following are encoded together in the Peromyscus leucopus breed LL Stock chromosome 1, UCI_PerLeu_2.1, whole genome shotgun sequence genome:
- the Bloc1s2 gene encoding biogenesis of lysosome-related organelles complex 1 subunit 2 isoform X2 — protein MKVWPPEQGNGVGDSDDAAVETAEEAKEPAEADINELCRDMFSKMATYLTGELTATSEDYKLLENMNKLTSLKYLEMKDIAINISRNLKDLNQKYAGLQPYLDQITVIEEQVAALEQAAYKLDAYSKKLEAKYKKLEKR, from the exons ATGAAGGTCTGGCCCCCTGAGCAAGGGAATGGAGTTGGCGATTCAG ACGATGCTGCGGTGGAGACAGCTGAGGAAGCAAAGGAGCCCGCCGAAGCTGACATCAATGAGCTCTGCCGAGACATGTTCTCCAAAATGGCCACATACTTGACTGGGGAGCTGACAG CCACCAGTGAAGACTATAAACTCCTGGAAAATATGAATAAGCTAACAAGCTTGAAGTACCTTGAAATGAAAGATATTGCTATAAACATCAGCAGAAACCTAAAGGACTTAAACCAGAAAT ATGCCGGACTACAGCCGTATCTGGATCAGATCACTGTGATTGAGGAGCAGGTGGCAGCTCTGGAGCAGGCAGCCTACAAGTTGGATGCTTATTCAAAAAAACTGG AAGCCAAGTACAAGAAGTTGGAGAAGCGATGA
- the Bloc1s2 gene encoding biogenesis of lysosome-related organelles complex 1 subunit 2 isoform X1, which yields MAAAAEGVPATRREEPARDDAAVETAEEAKEPAEADINELCRDMFSKMATYLTGELTATSEDYKLLENMNKLTSLKYLEMKDIAINISRNLKDLNQKYAGLQPYLDQITVIEEQVAALEQAAYKLDAYSKKLEAKYKKLEKR from the exons ATGGCGGCGGCTGCGGAGGGCGTCCCTGCGACGCGACGCGAGGAGCCGGCTAGAG ACGATGCTGCGGTGGAGACAGCTGAGGAAGCAAAGGAGCCCGCCGAAGCTGACATCAATGAGCTCTGCCGAGACATGTTCTCCAAAATGGCCACATACTTGACTGGGGAGCTGACAG CCACCAGTGAAGACTATAAACTCCTGGAAAATATGAATAAGCTAACAAGCTTGAAGTACCTTGAAATGAAAGATATTGCTATAAACATCAGCAGAAACCTAAAGGACTTAAACCAGAAAT ATGCCGGACTACAGCCGTATCTGGATCAGATCACTGTGATTGAGGAGCAGGTGGCAGCTCTGGAGCAGGCAGCCTACAAGTTGGATGCTTATTCAAAAAAACTGG AAGCCAAGTACAAGAAGTTGGAGAAGCGATGA